From the Mustelus asterias chromosome 22, sMusAst1.hap1.1, whole genome shotgun sequence genome, one window contains:
- the her9 gene encoding hairy-related 9 isoform X1 — MPADTMEKSSISPTVGSSANSPQTPDKPKSASENRKSSKPIMEKRRRARINESLSQLKTLILDALKKDSSRHSKLEKADILEMTVKHLRNLQRVQMTAALTADPTVLGKYRAGFNECMNEVTRFLSTCEGVNTDVRTRLLSHLSSCLGHMVALNYPQAPVNPAPVPGGAHLGQPLHVQLPASGGVGLPCKLSPAEAVSPKVYGGFQLVPAADGHFAFLIPSPPFAASSSSSSSSPSSGGQIAGPVIPLYANANLPVTVSSPALPPSSKLNSSPVQGMTSVPFGPNIPGVSQSHSPLGVSTGPDNTESVWRPW, encoded by the exons ATGCCAGCTGACACCATGGAGAAATCTTCCATCTCCCCCACCGTGGGCTCTTCAGCCAACTCCCCGCAGACTCCGGATAAACCCAAAAGCGCCAGCGAGAACAGAAAG TCTTCCAAGCCTATCATGGAAAAAAGGCGCAGGGCGAGAATTAACGAGAGCTTGAGTCAACTGAAGACTTTGATCCTGGATGCGTTGAAGAAAGAT AGTTCCAGACATTCCAAGCTGGAGAAAGCGGACATCCTTGAAATGACAGTGAAACACCTTCGAAATTTACAACGCGTACAGATGACTG CAGCTTTAACGGCAGATCCAACGGTCCTGGGCAAATACAGAGCTGGATTTAACGAATGTATGAATGAAGTAACTCGTTTCCTCTCCACCTGCGAGGGGGTGAACACTGATGTCCGCACCCGCCTCCTGAGCCACTTGTCCAGCTGCCTGGGCCACATGGTGGCCCTGAATTACCCGCAAGCTCCGGTCAACCCTGCCCCGGTGCCAGGAGGCGCTCACCTGGGGCAGCCGCTCCACGTCCAGCTGCCGGCCAGCGGCGGGGTGGGTCTGCCCTGCAAGTTGAGCCCGGCCGAGGCGGTGTCTCCCAAGGTGTACGGGGGCTTCCAGCTGGTGCCGGCGGCGGACGGACACTTCGCCTTCCTGATCCCCAGCCCTCCCTTCGccgcatcttcctcctcctcctccagctctcCCTCCTCGGGCGGACAGATCGCCGGACCGGTCATCCCCCTGTACGCCAATGCCAACCTGCCGGTGACCGTCAGCTCCCCCGCCTTGCCGCCCAGCTCCAAGCTGAACAGCTCGCCCGTCCAGGGAATGACCTCGGTGCCATTCGGGCCCAACATCCCCGGAGTATCTCAGAGCCACAGCCCACTGGGAGTGAGCACAGGGCCAGACAACACTGAGTCTGTCTGGAGACCTTGGTGA
- the her9 gene encoding hairy-related 9 isoform X2 — MPADTMEKSSISPTVGSSANSPQTPDKPKSASENRKSSKPIMEKRRRARINESLSQLKTLILDALKKDSSRHSKLEKADILEMTVKHLRNLQRVQMTALTADPTVLGKYRAGFNECMNEVTRFLSTCEGVNTDVRTRLLSHLSSCLGHMVALNYPQAPVNPAPVPGGAHLGQPLHVQLPASGGVGLPCKLSPAEAVSPKVYGGFQLVPAADGHFAFLIPSPPFAASSSSSSSSPSSGGQIAGPVIPLYANANLPVTVSSPALPPSSKLNSSPVQGMTSVPFGPNIPGVSQSHSPLGVSTGPDNTESVWRPW, encoded by the exons ATGCCAGCTGACACCATGGAGAAATCTTCCATCTCCCCCACCGTGGGCTCTTCAGCCAACTCCCCGCAGACTCCGGATAAACCCAAAAGCGCCAGCGAGAACAGAAAG TCTTCCAAGCCTATCATGGAAAAAAGGCGCAGGGCGAGAATTAACGAGAGCTTGAGTCAACTGAAGACTTTGATCCTGGATGCGTTGAAGAAAGAT AGTTCCAGACATTCCAAGCTGGAGAAAGCGGACATCCTTGAAATGACAGTGAAACACCTTCGAAATTTACAACGCGTACAGATGACTG CTTTAACGGCAGATCCAACGGTCCTGGGCAAATACAGAGCTGGATTTAACGAATGTATGAATGAAGTAACTCGTTTCCTCTCCACCTGCGAGGGGGTGAACACTGATGTCCGCACCCGCCTCCTGAGCCACTTGTCCAGCTGCCTGGGCCACATGGTGGCCCTGAATTACCCGCAAGCTCCGGTCAACCCTGCCCCGGTGCCAGGAGGCGCTCACCTGGGGCAGCCGCTCCACGTCCAGCTGCCGGCCAGCGGCGGGGTGGGTCTGCCCTGCAAGTTGAGCCCGGCCGAGGCGGTGTCTCCCAAGGTGTACGGGGGCTTCCAGCTGGTGCCGGCGGCGGACGGACACTTCGCCTTCCTGATCCCCAGCCCTCCCTTCGccgcatcttcctcctcctcctccagctctcCCTCCTCGGGCGGACAGATCGCCGGACCGGTCATCCCCCTGTACGCCAATGCCAACCTGCCGGTGACCGTCAGCTCCCCCGCCTTGCCGCCCAGCTCCAAGCTGAACAGCTCGCCCGTCCAGGGAATGACCTCGGTGCCATTCGGGCCCAACATCCCCGGAGTATCTCAGAGCCACAGCCCACTGGGAGTGAGCACAGGGCCAGACAACACTGAGTCTGTCTGGAGACCTTGGTGA